In Nymphaea colorata isolate Beijing-Zhang1983 chromosome 13, ASM883128v2, whole genome shotgun sequence, one DNA window encodes the following:
- the LOC116266873 gene encoding protein disulfide-isomerase-like has protein sequence MARALRVFSYGAVLFVLLAIASVSFAEEDAAQEAAAPAPESVLTLDHSNFSETVKKHKFVVVEFYAPWCGHCKNLAPEYEKAATVLKSHDPPVVLAKVDANDEANKDLASEYDVKGFPTLKILRNGGENVQEYKGPRDADGIVEYLKKQAGPASAEIKSVEDAGKIIDDKKVFIVGVFSEFSGEEFENFMALAEKLRSDYDFGHTLDAKLLPHGDSPIKVPAVRLFKPFDERFVDTQDFHVEALEKFVEAVSVPIVTVFNKDPSNHPYVLKFFNSNNAKAMLFVNVSTEKFESFQSKYHTAAVEYKDKGVIFLLGDLETSQGAFQYFGLQEDQAPLILIQNVDGTKFLKERVEPDDVASWLKDYKEGRLKPFRKSEPIPEVNDQPVKVVVADSLHDVVFNSGKNVLLEFYAPWCGHCKKLAPILDEVAVSFESDVDVVIAKIDATANDYPMDIFDVKGYPTMYFSSANGKIVQYEGDRTKEDIIDFIQKNKDTIVQAESVKDDVPVKDEL, from the exons ATGGCGAGAGCACTTAGGGTTTTCAGCTACGGCGCCGTTCTTTTCGTCTTGCTCGCCATCGCCTCCGTCTCATTCGCGGAGGAAGACGCCGCCCAGGAGGCGGCCGCTCCCGCGCCGGAGTCCGTCCTGACGCTTGACCACTCCAATTTCTCGGAGACGGTCAAGAAGCACAAATTCGTCGTGGTCGAGTTCTACGCCCCTTG GTGTGGTCATTGTAAGAATCTTGCACCAGAG TATGAGAAGGCTGCAACTGTTCTGAAAAGTCATGATCCTCCAGTTGTTCTTGCTAAAGTTGATGCCAATGATGAAGCAAATAAAGATCTTGCCAGTGAGTATGATGTAAAAGGTTTCCCAACTCTCAAAATCTTAAGGAATGGAGGAGAAAATGTTCAAGAGTACAAAGGTCCAAGAGATGCTGATGGCATAGTAGAATATCTAAAGAAGCAAGCTGGTCCTGCATCAGCTGAAATAAAGTCAGTTGAGGATGCTGGTAAAATTATTGACGATAAGAAAGTCTTCATT GTTGGTGTCTTTTCAGAATTTTCTGGGGAGGAATTTGAGAATTTCATGGCATTGGCTGAGAAGCTACGTTCTGACTATGATTTCGGTCATACATTGGATGCAAAGCTCCTTCCCCATGGGGATTCACCCATAAAAGTACCTGCTGTTAGGTTGTTTAAGCCATTTGATGAACGTTTTGTTGATACTCAG GATTTCCATGTTGAAGCATTGGAGAAGTTTGTTGAAGCAGTTAGTGTTCCAATAGTAACTGTTTTCAACAAAGATCCAAGCAACCATCCCTACGTCCTGAAGTTTTTTAACAGCAACAATGCTAAG GCTATGCTTTTTGTGAACGTCTCTACTGAAAAATTTGAGAGCTTCCAGTCTAAATATCATACTGCGGCTGTGGAATACAAGGACAAGGGTGTGATCTTTTTGCTTGGTGATCTTGAGACTAGCCAGGGGGCTTTTCAG TATTTTGGTCTTCAAGAAGATCAAGCTCCACTTATCCTGATACAAAATGTGGATGGCACAAAGTTTCTTAAGGAAAGAGTAGAACCAGATGATGTTGCTTCTTGGTTGAAAGACTATAAG GAAGGGCGTTTGAAACCATTCAGAAAGTCTGAACCTATTCCAGAAGTGAATGACCAACCTGTTAAAGTTGTTGTTGCTGATAGTCTCCATGATGTGGTCTTTAACTCAGGAAAGAATG TATTACTTGAATTCTATGCACCTTGGTGTGGGCATTGCAAGAAATTAGCTCCAATTTTGGATGAAGTAGCTGTATCATTTGAAAGTGATGTGGATGTTGTAATTGCCAAGATT GATGCAACTGCAAATGATTACCCGATGGATATTTTTGATGTTAAAGGTTATCCTACAATGTATTTTTCGTCCGCAAACGGCAAGATAGTGCAGTATGAAGGGGATAGAACTAAAGAAGACATCATTGATTTTATTCAGAAGAACAAGGACACAATTGTACAAGCTGAATCCGTAAAAGATGATGTACCAGTAAAAGATGAGTTATAG